TGATGGAATCGGAGGAGCGCATGGGATGCACCTGGCCGCCCATGGGCACGAAGTCGGAATAGCCGCGGACCGCGATGGCACCCTGCGGGCAGATCTTCACGCAGGAATAGCATTCCCAGCAGGCATCCGGCTCCTGGTTGTAGGCGCGCATGGCCTCGGTGTTGAGGACCATGAGGTCGTTCGGGCAGATGTACATACAGGCTGTCTTGTCGCCGCCCTTGCAACCGTCGCATTTCGAGGGATCTACATAGCTTGGCATACCCTTACCTCCTGTTCGTTGTTGACGTTCGCGGTTAACCTTCCAACGAAGCCTGTTCGTGGAATCGACCTCTGCCGGCCTTGCCGCCGAACCATCCGCGGTGCCATGAACACTGATTCGGCCTTTGGCATGGACAGCCGGCCCTGCCCCCGCCACCTGCGCCAACCCTTCCGGCCAGGGCCCTCCCCTGCCCTGCAATTTCCTGGCGCCCGCCTCGTCCTCTCGGGCGGAACCCGCCGCATTCGGCCCCGAGATTGGGCCAGGGCAGCCGGATTCCGCGCCTGGACCCTCTGGCGCCGGCCTCGGACCGCATGGGCAGCTGCCGCCCTGGCCCCAGGGTCCTCGG
This sequence is a window from Thermodesulfobacteriota bacterium. Protein-coding genes within it:
- the aprB gene encoding adenylyl-sulfate reductase subunit beta, which produces MPSYVDPSKCDGCKGGDKTACMYICPNDLMVLNTEAMRAYNQEPDACWECYSCVKICPQGAIAVRGYSDFVPMGGQVHPMRSSDSIMWTVKFRNGNIKRFKFPIRTTPEGGANAYADAKGANLDDECLMGEGALPSPK